The Halococcus saccharolyticus DSM 5350 genome contains the following window.
AGGTCTGTCGTTGGCTGTACGACGCCGATAGCAGGAACGTTCGCACGACGTTCGCGCCGAGATCCGCGACCGCCTCGTCGACGGTGGCGTAGTTCCCGAGACTCGAACTCATCTTCTCGTCGTCGGTTTCGAGCAGCCGGACGTGAAGCCAGTAGCGCGCGAACGTCTCCCCGGTGGCGGCCTCGCTCTGAGCGATCTCGTTTTCGTTGTGAGGGAACGCGATGTCCTGGCCGGCGACGTGAATGTCGAGGGTTTCGCCGAGAGTGGCCATGCTCATCGCCGAGCACTCGATATGCCATCCTGGACGGCCCTCTCCCCAGGGGGAGTTCCACGTCTCGCCGCTCGACTCGTCGATCGAATCGGCGTCCGCCGGCCGGTGGTTGGTGAGGTCCTCGGGCGGCACGGCCCCGGCCTTCCAGAGTGCGAAGTCCGCAGGGTGGCGTTTCTCGGCTCGCTCGTCGGGATCGCCCTGCCCTTGGAGTTCCTCGGTGTTCTGGTTCGAGAGTTTCCCGTATTCCTCGAATTCGGTGACGTCGAAGTACACCGACCCACTCGACTCGTAGGCGTACCCTTTCTCGATCAGGGTCTCGACGAGATCGATGATCTCGGGGACGTGCTCCGAAACGCGGGGGTAGACCTCCGCGCGCTTGAGATTGAGCGAGCGCATGTCGCGGACGGTCTCGCGGATGAACGTTCGGGCGACTGCGTCCTCCGAGTCGCCGCGCTCGTCGGCCCCGATCTGCGCGACGATCTTCTCGTTCACGTCGGTGAAGTTCTCGACGTGGCGGACGTCGTAGCCACGGGCGGAGAGCCAGCGGTCCATCACGTCGGCGTGAACCCACAGGCGCGCGTGGCCGAGGTGTGCCGGAGCGGACACCGTGAGCCCACAGACGTAGAGCAACACCGACTCGGGATCAGCTGGCTCGAACGGCTCTTTCTCCCCGGACAGCGTGTTCGTCACGCGCAGCGTCATCACTCCCTCCTACGTGGGCCGGCGTTTCAATCCGTCGGAGTCCGTACTTCCGGAACCGCAGACAGCGCGTCCTCGACGAGCCGCACCGCATCGGGGCCGTCGCGGCGCTCGACCGTCACGAGCAGCGTGTCGCCAGCGACGCCCGCCGCGGCGACGCCGATCTCTTCGACAGCGAGCCGATCGAGTACGGTCGCGAGCGCCCGGGCGTCGACCGCGCCGGTCGCGAGGACGCCTGTCAGCGAGCCGCCGTCGACGAGCTCGGCCCCACCAACTGCGAGCAGCACGTCCTGCTCGTCGGCAGCACCGCTCCTGGCTTCGTCCTCGCTCTCGACACCGAGACCGCTCCGCATCGTCACTCGTGCCTCGCGGGGTGCGGTCTCGTACTCGGGAAGATCCTCGGCGTAACGGCGGAGTGCGGCTGTGACCGCGTCGGTTTCGCCCACGTCGAGAAATCGGGCGGCGGCGGTGTAGTTCACGATTCCGGCGCGGAGCGCGTGATGGACGAATGGGACCTGCCGGACCGCCGTGCGGGTGTCGGCTGCAAGCGACATATCTCGATCAACAGCCGGTGTAGCGAAAAATTCGACGAATTTGGGGTCACGACTGCGCTCACAAAGATCGTCAGCAGTCCGCAAAAATCGTCGAATCGTGCGACTCGTCGACCACAAGTCACGACACAAATGAGAACCGCAAGCCACACTCTCCCCAGCCGATTCGCTCCGCTCGGTCTTCGACCTCGCGTCACTCATCCCTCGCACGAGTCGCGCACCTCTGGTGCGCTCCCGAGCGCCAACCGTCACCGTTCAGCCTCGACAGCCGGCTTGCGATCCGTCGTTTCGAGCAGCGGCTTTCCGGAGACGAAGCCAATAAGCCTACTGCGCCCTTCGAATCGACTAGTTATGCCGGCGCTCGTCATCGCCGCCCACGGCTCACACTTGAACCCTGGCTCGCACGATCCGGCCTTCGCCCACGCCGACACGATACGCGGGGCCGGCGCGTTCGACGAGGTCCGCGAGGCGTTCTGGAAGGAAGAGCCCTCGTTCCGCGAGGTGCTTCGCACAGTGGAAAGCGAGGAGGTGTACGTCGTCCCGCTGTTCGTGAGCGAGGGCTACTTCACCGAGCAAGTCATCCCGCGCGAACTCCGCCTGGAGGGGTGGGACGTCGCGGACTGGGATTCCGATGGGACCGACGCCGACCACGTCACGCTCACCGCCGACGATGTCGGGAAAACCGTCCACTACTGTGGACCCGTGGGAACCCACGAATCGATGACCGACGTGATCGTCCAGCGCGCTGAAACCGTCACCGGCGATCCCGACGTGGGCGAGGGGTTCGGGATCGCCGTCGTCGGTCACGGCACGGACCGCAACGAGAACTCCGCGAAGGCAATCGAGTACCACGCCGAGCGAGTCCGCGAGACCGGGCGGTTCGACGAGGTTCAGGCGCTATTCATGGACGAGGAACCCGAAGTCGACGACGTGACCGAGTACTTCGAGGCCGAGGACGTGGTGGTGGTCCCCCTCTTCGTCGCCGATGGGTATCACACCCAGGAGGACATCCCCGAGGACATGGGGCTGACCGACGATTACCGTGAGGGCTACGACGTGCCGGCCGCGGTCGACGACACCCGGATCTGGTACGCTGGCGCGGTCGGAACTGAGGCGCTGTTGGCCGACGTCCTCCTCGAACGTGCGGCCGACGCGGGCGCGGACGTCGGAAACGCGCTCGATCTCGTCCGCCAACGAACCCGTGGCACCGCCGCGGCGGGCGATTGAATGAACGACACCCAGTTGAACGCGCTCCGCGAGGCCGCCGCCGACGGTGTTTCGTGCGACGGGCTTCGAGTCGAGCGGACAGGCGAGGAGTACACTTTCGCGACCCCGGAGGCAACCCACGAGGGCCTCGACGAGGAGTCGCTCGACGCGCTCGCACAGGAAAACCCGTGGCTGGTCTCGAACTGGCACTTCTGGGCGGGTGCGAGCGAGACTCGCCGGGCGTACTGCCGGTGGATCGAGCGCGCCGATGAGCTCGGCGTGCGCGAGCGCTACGAAGCGCTCGTCGAGGGACTCTCCCGCGAGTGGGGTGAACTCCTCGTCACGGCCGGACTCGGCGAGGACGGCGAGCGCGTATACGAGCTCCGTCACGTCGACGACGTCGACACGGAGCCCGACGCGCTCGCACTCCACGACGACCCGCTCGATGCACGCGAGATCGCCACCGCCGACGAGGACGGCCGGTATCGGCCGTTGAAGACCGCCCCGACGCTTCGGCGCGGCTGGCGGTTCGCGGGGCTCGACGCCCGTGACCTCGTTCGCACAGTCGAATTCTTCTACCCGGCGACGGTGGCGAACTGGTCTCGTGAGCGCGAGGGCGACCTCGACGTGACCCACTTCCGCGAGACCGCAGACCGCCAGACCGGGATTTACCAGGTAGTCGACGAACTCGACGCGGAGGGCGTCGAGAACCTCGCCGCCGCGTGCTGTGTCGACTCACAGTGTCTCAAGCGCCGCGAGTGGGACGAGGACGACGAAACGGAACTCGACGTCCCGCGCGGCGACGGCGCGTTCCCGTGTCGGGAGCCGTGTTCGCTCGTGATCGCCGCCGCTCGGCAGTGGGCGATCCTCGAAAGCGAGGAGTCACGCACCTACGAATTCGAACTGACACCGAGCGAAAAGAACCAGATCGAGGACATCCTGGGTGCCGTCGCCGATGGCCGAACCGACGAGATCCGCGAGGCCGACGTCGCCGATGGAGCGAACCGCTATCGAGCGCGGTATCTCCGGGCGAAACGGACCGACGACGACGGGAACTTCGAGAACGTCGTCGAGCGTCAGTAAAGCAGTAGATAGCCCGCGACGACGAGTCCGCCGAGGACGGCGAGTGCGCCGACGAACATCGCGATGCCCTCGAGAAACAGGAGTCCGACCCCGAGCAGTATCACGAGTGCCGTCCCGCCGAGCAACACCGGCGTGTCGAGGCCCGACGACTGTCCGACGGACGATCGCCGCGACGAATGATGGGAGGACGACGGCTGAGAGGACGCCCGTCGCGACGCGGATCGGCCCGACGACGATCCCGTGCTCGTCGTACTCGTCGTGTTGGACGAGCGCGTCGTGGTTCTCGATCGATTCGACCCCTGAATCAGTGACTCGTCGATCTCGACGGTCTGTTTGCCGGCGGTGGGTTCGACCGAAACCGCGATATCGTGAGTTTCGCTGCCGTAGGCGGTGGCGACGGTGAGCGTCCCCCGGACGGGGCCGGTATCGTGAACGCTGACCGGCACTCGACTCACCGCGCCGGTCCGGATGTAGTGGTTGCCCGACGGGAGCGAAGCGACCTCCGCGAGGCCGTTGTTGAGCCGGAGATGGGCGTGGGCGGCCTCGCCGTGGTTCTCGATCTCGATCACGAACGAGTCGGCGGTCTCAAAGCTGTCCGGGGCTTCGATCGAGTGGAGGCGATCGCGGTTGAGGTGGACGGCAAGCGTCTCAGACACGGTCAGCTCCCCACATTCTCAGGCCGGTGCGTCGTCGCGCATGTCCGGCGGGAGGAGGTTCGGGATCCCCTCTTCGATGGGGTACTCCTCGCCGCACTCGGTACAGACGAGCCGCCCTTCGAGCACCTCGTCGTCGTCTCGTTGGATGGGTTCGAGCTCGAGCTCCTGCTTGTCCATCGGACACCGGATGATGTCCATCAGCGACTCCTTCACCGGCGCTCACCCCGATTCATGCGCGGAGCGAGGTTCGGCGGTGATAAAAACGTGGCGCTCGCCCGCGGTGCGGCGGTGCGGTTGCGGTGGCGGCGCGGCCGCGGGAGCGGTGGCGGTGTGGTTGTTGTGTGGTTGCGGTCCTGGCGGATGGAGGGCGAGGCGCGTGAGCGACCGCAGGGAGCGAGCAGCGAACGAAATGAGCGCGCGCCGTCGTTCCGCTTCGCTCCACGACGAGCCTCACGCTCGCTCCGCTCGCGTGAGACGCCGAGGGCTTCGGCGGTGGTGGTGACGGTGCGGTTCCTTGGTGGATCGAGGGCGAACGACCGGAGTTCTCGTGAGCCGAAGCGAACGAGAGCACGGAAGAGCGAAGCTCTCCCCGAGGGAGTGAGGGCTCGGACGGTGCTGTGTGATAGCGGTCGCGGGAAGCGTAGCATCCGCGAACGAGCGTAGCGAGCGCGGTTCGCCGTGAGCGAACGGAGTGAGCGAGCGGGTGTTTTTAGTCCAGGTTTTGCGAGGAGTGGTGGGCGAGCGACCGAGCAACGCGAGGGAGCGAGCGCACCCGACGAAGTAAACAGTGGGGGGGTTATTGGAACGGATCGTCGAGGACGATCGTCTGTTCGCGGTCGGGGCCGACGCCGATCGCCGAAATCGGGACATCGAGTTCGTCGCTGACGTACTCGACGTAGGTCCGGGCGTTCGCTGGCAGTGCATCGTAGCCCTCGTTCGCGACGGCGTCCCAGTCGGCCTCGGACCAGCCGTCGAACGATTTGTACTGGGGCTCGCACTCGCTCCACCGCTCGGTGGTTGCTGGCATCGTTTCGACCGTCTCGCCATCGAGTTCGTAGGCGTGGCCCACCTGAAGCTTCTCGATTCCCGCGAGCGTGTCGACGTGGTTGATCGCGAGTCCGGTGAACCCGCTCGCGCGCGCTGCGTGACGCAGCATCGGCATGTCGAGCCAGCCGATCCGGCGCGGCCGGCCGGTGACGGTGCCGTACTCGCCGCCAGCCTCACGGATGTGATCGGCGAGATCCGCCATATCGGGATTGCCACTGTCCGCTGGCGTCTGCCCCTCGACAAATCCCATCTCGGTCGGGAGCGGACCCGCTCCGACCCGTGAGAGATACGCCTTGACGACGCCGATGACTTCGCCACTGCCGACGACGGTCGGTCCGAGGCCCGTCCCCGTGGCCGCACCGCCCGCCGTCGGATTCGAGGAGGTCACGAAGGGGTAGTTGCCGTGGTCGATGTCGATCGCGGTGCCCTGCGCACCCTCGAAGAGGAGCTGTTCGCCGCGCTCGACGCGCTCGTCGAGATACGCGCCACAGTTCACCGGCATGTCGTTGTCGACGAGTCGTTCGCCGTATGCGCGATACTCGGCGAACAGCTCGTCGACATCGAACGCGCCGTCGAACGCCGACGGATCGCGGTCGTACACCGACTCACACAGTGCACGTTTTCGCGGGACGAGGGATTCGAGGCGATCGCGGAGCACTGCGGGATCGAGCAGGTCGCCGACCCGAATCCCGCGGCGCGCTGCCTTGTCCTCGTAGGCCGGCCCGATCCCGTTGCCGGTGGTGCCGATGTGGTCGTCCTTCGCGTCCTCCTCGATCCCATCGAGCGCACGGTGATACGGGAAGATGACGTGGGCGCGTTCGGCGACTCGAACGTCCGGATCGAGCCCACGATTGCGGAGCCCTTCGATCTCCTCGAACAGCGTCGCGGGGTTGACGACGCAGCCGTTGCCGAGCACGCCGGTTTTTCCCCGGACCGCG
Protein-coding sequences here:
- a CDS encoding adenylosuccinate synthase gives rise to the protein MTVTIVGAQLGDEGKGGMVDRWSEPADVVCRYQGGDNAGHTVVYDDPTDERTESDDTSAEYKLSLVPSGAVRGKTGVLGNGCVVNPATLFEEIEGLRNRGLDPDVRVAERAHVIFPYHRALDGIEEDAKDDHIGTTGNGIGPAYEDKAARRGIRVGDLLDPAVLRDRLESLVPRKRALCESVYDRDPSAFDGAFDVDELFAEYRAYGERLVDNDMPVNCGAYLDERVERGEQLLFEGAQGTAIDIDHGNYPFVTSSNPTAGGAATGTGLGPTVVGSGEVIGVVKAYLSRVGAGPLPTEMGFVEGQTPADSGNPDMADLADHIREAGGEYGTVTGRPRRIGWLDMPMLRHAARASGFTGLAINHVDTLAGIEKLQVGHAYELDGETVETMPATTERWSECEPQYKSFDGWSEADWDAVANEGYDALPANARTYVEYVSDELDVPISAIGVGPDREQTIVLDDPFQ
- a CDS encoding DR2241 family protein, whose product is MNDTQLNALREAAADGVSCDGLRVERTGEEYTFATPEATHEGLDEESLDALAQENPWLVSNWHFWAGASETRRAYCRWIERADELGVRERYEALVEGLSREWGELLVTAGLGEDGERVYELRHVDDVDTEPDALALHDDPLDAREIATADEDGRYRPLKTAPTLRRGWRFAGLDARDLVRTVEFFYPATVANWSREREGDLDVTHFRETADRQTGIYQVVDELDAEGVENLAAACCVDSQCLKRREWDEDDETELDVPRGDGAFPCREPCSLVIAAARQWAILESEESRTYEFELTPSEKNQIEDILGAVADGRTDEIREADVADGANRYRARYLRAKRTDDDGNFENVVERQ
- a CDS encoding CbiX/SirB N-terminal domain-containing protein, translating into MPALVIAAHGSHLNPGSHDPAFAHADTIRGAGAFDEVREAFWKEEPSFREVLRTVESEEVYVVPLFVSEGYFTEQVIPRELRLEGWDVADWDSDGTDADHVTLTADDVGKTVHYCGPVGTHESMTDVIVQRAETVTGDPDVGEGFGIAVVGHGTDRNENSAKAIEYHAERVRETGRFDEVQALFMDEEPEVDDVTEYFEAEDVVVVPLFVADGYHTQEDIPEDMGLTDDYREGYDVPAAVDDTRIWYAGAVGTEALLADVLLERAADAGADVGNALDLVRQRTRGTAAAGD
- the cysS gene encoding cysteine--tRNA ligase, with the protein product MTLRVTNTLSGEKEPFEPADPESVLLYVCGLTVSAPAHLGHARLWVHADVMDRWLSARGYDVRHVENFTDVNEKIVAQIGADERGDSEDAVARTFIRETVRDMRSLNLKRAEVYPRVSEHVPEIIDLVETLIEKGYAYESSGSVYFDVTEFEEYGKLSNQNTEELQGQGDPDERAEKRHPADFALWKAGAVPPEDLTNHRPADADSIDESSGETWNSPWGEGRPGWHIECSAMSMATLGETLDIHVAGQDIAFPHNENEIAQSEAATGETFARYWLHVRLLETDDEKMSSSLGNYATVDEAVADLGANVVRTFLLSASYSQRQTYSDATIEEAADRWERLERAHERAIAAIDGPDARAKVEDGELRETVTDAQEAFETAMDDDFNTRAALSALSEMATALNAHLDANEVYDYRGLKAAIEAFEELGGEVLGLVFGGSGADGEANGDGTVHLADELVELVLDVRESERAAGNYERADDLRADLEALGVTIEDTDDGPRFDVGDVR
- a CDS encoding methytransferase partner Trm112, whose protein sequence is MKESLMDIIRCPMDKQELELEPIQRDDDEVLEGRLVCTECGEEYPIEEGIPNLLPPDMRDDAPA
- a CDS encoding DUF7524 family protein encodes the protein MSETLAVHLNRDRLHSIEAPDSFETADSFVIEIENHGEAAHAHLRLNNGLAEVASLPSGNHYIRTGAVSRVPVSVHDTGPVRGTLTVATAYGSETHDIAVSVEPTAGKQTVEIDESLIQGSNRSRTTTRSSNTTSTTSTGSSSGRSASRRASSQPSSSHHSSRRSSVGQSSGLDTPVLLGGTALVILLGVGLLFLEGIAMFVGALAVLGGLVVAGYLLLY
- a CDS encoding DUF7523 family protein; this translates as MSLAADTRTAVRQVPFVHHALRAGIVNYTAAARFLDVGETDAVTAALRRYAEDLPEYETAPREARVTMRSGLGVESEDEARSGAADEQDVLLAVGGAELVDGGSLTGVLATGAVDARALATVLDRLAVEEIGVAAAGVAGDTLLVTVERRDGPDAVRLVEDALSAVPEVRTPTD